A window of Elgaria multicarinata webbii isolate HBS135686 ecotype San Diego chromosome 2, rElgMul1.1.pri, whole genome shotgun sequence contains these coding sequences:
- the B3GALT1 gene encoding beta-1,3-galactosyltransferase 1: protein MASKVSCLYVLTVVCWASALWYLSITRPTSSYTVHKTYDSISLARKNVSFGNIRTRPINPHSFDFLINEPEKCEKNAPFLVILISTTHKDFDARQAIRETWGDENNFKGIKISTLFLLGKNTDPVLNQMVEQESQIFHDIIVEDFIDSYHNLTLKTLMGMRWVATFCSKAKYIMKTDSDIFVNMDNLIYKLLKPNTKPRRRYFTGYVINGGPIRDVRSKWYMPRDLYPDSNYPPFCSGTGYIFSADVAEMIYKTSLHTRLLHLEDVYVGLCLRKLGIHPFQNSGFNHWKMAYSLCRYRRVITVHQISPEEMHRIWNDMSSKKHLRC from the coding sequence ATGGCTTCAAAAGTCTCTTGTTTGTATGTCCTGACAGTTGTTTGTTGGGCAAGTGCACTTTGGTACCTAAGTATCACACGTCCCACTTCGTCCTACACAGTCCACAAGACTTACGACAGCATCTCCCTGGCTAGAAAAAACGTCTCCTTTGGCAATATAAGGACTCGACCAATAAATCCTCATTCCTTCGATTTCCTCATAAATGAACCGGAGAAGTGCGAGAAGAACGCCCCCTTTCTGGTCATTCTCATCAGCACAACCCACAAGGATTTCGACGCCAGACAAGCCATTCGAGAGACGTGGGGGGATGAGAACAACTTCAAAGGCATCAAGATTTCCACGCTCTTTCTTCTGGGGAAGAACACAGACCCCGTGTTAAACCAGATGGTGGAGCAAGAAAGTCAGATTTTCCATGACATTATCGTGGAGGATTTCATTGACTCCTATCACAACCTGACTCTCAAAACATTGATGGGAATGAGGTGGGTGGCCACCTTTTGCTCAAAAGCCAAGTACATCATGAAAACAGACAGCGACATTTTTGTAAATATGGACAACCTTATTTACAAATTGCTGAAACCCAACACCAAGCCAAGACGGAGGTACTTTACTGGCTACGTGATCAACGGAGGCCCAATAAGGGATGTGCGTAGCAAATGGTATATGCCTAGGGACTTGTATCCCGATAGCAACTATCCACCATTTTGCTCAGGTACAGGCTACATTTTTTCAGCTGATGTAGCCGAGATGATTTACAAAACCTCCCTCCATACTAGACTTCTTCATCTGGAGGATGTGTATGTGGGACTGTGTCTGAGGAAGCTTGGCATCCACCCTTTCCAAAACAGTGGCTTTAATCACTGGAAGATGGCATACAGCCTGTGTAGATATCGGCGTGTTATCACGGTGCATCAGATATCACCCGAGGAAATGCACAGGATTTGGAATGACATGTCAAGCAAGAAGCATCTCAGATGTTAG